In one window of Chryseobacterium phocaeense DNA:
- the avs1c gene encoding AVAST type 1 anti-phage system protein Avs1c, whose product MITPDNRKQFERHIHILAESIEKGTFKSIPDHRIIMSLLKTKKLPNKRVNFITVDERSRLLANSLANFDRPEFKNNKDAG is encoded by the coding sequence ATGATTACACCAGATAATAGAAAACAATTTGAGAGACATATTCACATTTTAGCTGAATCCATTGAAAAGGGAACATTTAAATCAATTCCAGATCATAGAATAATAATGAGTTTGCTGAAGACTAAAAAACTTCCTAATAAGAGAGTAAATTTTATAACTGTAGATGAGCGGTCAAGATTATTGGCAAACTCCTTAGCTAATTTTGACAGACCTGAATTTAAAAATAATAAAGATGCCGGATAA
- a CDS encoding DEAD/DEAH box helicase has protein sequence MYNSTTERKIKDIPDIADIDINRLPQELTKIYAQIVSLKRQVADGTLNFQSEILISGLKLLRKLANNLETILLTIPDHEQKESIAFVAATANNLIHKMGLDNEEHENLLETDSISAYIASIILFLIGNSQADAAETALSLRRSDAEGPTHRKLISCIICLATGKVAEIAENTLIEEEIFNADDLEETALNYLWREIGLGMVQIGQRLALQSTGERQNHFDKVIELSISDIGRFEQRSTFSGPYRLAKLLKLLEEDILTRAVINIPPPFGVNPVLWTNFLENLAKERPYLWENHKDVISTDFLDPGQSAVLTLPTGAGKSTLSELKIASCLYSGRKVIYLVPTHALEDQVNKNLRPLFSEFESVNIEFGSEFTDFEEVVGFPIVVMTPERCLTFLNINPDFFSRVGLVVFDEFHLIHGTNINKDRRSVDAMYCLLSIFNLAPQADYLLISAMVENGSEIASWISEVTLRKCHVFSSTWKPTRQLHGCLIFEERKIKELNGIINEHRKTATTKAPPAKLKNRMIIDPFCFFSLKNIWETEDDNDYLKSQILSHSTLLGIGGRWQLTSNRNFIAADLAVHFSSLGLKTLVFVDDPRITNSTSRKIAEALTDRHNSYHDYIKINQKLVDGITLELGDFRHSYFYDCKNVGVHHGLLLPTERSLIEGYFKSTEGSVVLVATATLAQGINLPAEIVIIAGDDRYDEDGENRQQVDPHELLNAAGRAGRAGLSSQGAVILIPGKIVTIQDSTISERWWQLKDDVFSKGDQCLTIKDPLEYFLDTIQENKDDLSVDQKNILYRFVPENVSHTASKDLLEKSLYAYKATIQGNKAQFDEQVRKLLDRRNELDSLTDEYLWQKEIAIKTGVEPLIIHELGNAIDRGGLENLLSRSVIELIEWFFTWIKDNPSFLLKIFSKHTTLEQIKKVLGLKPEAEISDITNRIDLMKDILQHYVLGIPLNELDAKIPNVNRPDRSAYLGKARKFVNRLVPELSFGLGLLSMVLLEKAKQNSIENANISWDVRILASCVREGFDSASKLFYKKDNNLLMRVETHLAFSQSLRL, from the coding sequence ATGTATAATAGTACTACTGAAAGAAAGATAAAAGATATACCTGATATTGCAGATATTGACATTAATAGGCTGCCGCAGGAATTAACAAAGATATATGCTCAGATTGTCAGCTTGAAACGTCAAGTAGCAGATGGAACGCTTAATTTTCAAAGTGAAATTTTGATTTCTGGACTAAAACTATTGAGAAAGTTAGCAAATAATCTTGAAACTATTTTGTTAACGATTCCTGATCATGAGCAAAAAGAATCTATAGCTTTTGTTGCTGCTACGGCAAATAATCTTATCCATAAGATGGGGTTAGACAATGAAGAGCATGAAAACTTGTTAGAGACCGATTCTATATCTGCTTATATAGCATCGATAATTCTTTTTTTAATTGGCAATAGCCAGGCAGACGCTGCAGAAACAGCTTTGTCATTAAGAAGAAGTGACGCGGAAGGCCCAACGCACAGGAAATTGATTTCATGTATCATCTGTTTAGCTACCGGGAAAGTAGCCGAAATAGCTGAAAATACTCTCATTGAAGAAGAGATATTTAATGCTGATGATTTGGAAGAAACTGCTCTAAACTATTTATGGAGAGAAATAGGGCTTGGTATGGTACAAATCGGCCAACGATTAGCACTTCAATCTACAGGAGAACGGCAAAATCATTTTGACAAGGTAATAGAGCTTTCAATATCAGACATTGGCCGTTTTGAGCAAAGAAGTACTTTTTCAGGACCTTATCGTCTTGCAAAATTATTAAAGCTATTAGAAGAAGATATATTAACGAGAGCGGTCATTAACATTCCGCCTCCATTTGGTGTCAATCCAGTACTTTGGACTAATTTTTTGGAAAACCTGGCAAAAGAGCGTCCATATTTGTGGGAGAATCATAAAGATGTAATAAGTACTGATTTTCTAGATCCTGGCCAATCTGCTGTATTAACATTACCTACCGGAGCTGGAAAGTCAACTCTATCGGAATTAAAAATAGCATCGTGTTTATATTCTGGAAGAAAGGTAATCTATTTAGTTCCTACCCATGCTTTAGAAGATCAGGTAAATAAGAATTTAAGACCATTATTTAGTGAATTTGAATCAGTTAATATTGAATTTGGAAGTGAGTTTACTGATTTTGAGGAGGTAGTCGGCTTTCCAATTGTCGTTATGACACCTGAAAGATGTCTAACTTTTCTCAACATCAATCCTGATTTTTTTAGTAGAGTAGGATTGGTGGTTTTTGATGAATTTCATTTAATACATGGCACAAATATAAATAAGGATAGAAGATCTGTTGATGCAATGTACTGTCTTTTGTCTATATTCAATCTAGCTCCTCAAGCTGATTATTTATTAATATCAGCTATGGTTGAAAATGGTAGTGAAATTGCTTCATGGATTTCGGAAGTTACGTTAAGAAAATGCCATGTTTTTAGTTCTACATGGAAACCTACTCGTCAACTTCATGGATGCCTGATATTTGAGGAACGAAAAATAAAGGAGCTGAATGGCATTATTAATGAACATAGAAAAACTGCTACAACCAAAGCTCCTCCTGCTAAACTAAAAAATAGGATGATTATTGATCCTTTTTGTTTTTTTAGTCTAAAAAATATTTGGGAAACAGAAGATGATAATGATTATCTAAAATCTCAAATTCTTTCTCATAGTACATTGTTGGGTATTGGTGGTAGATGGCAACTCACAAGTAATAGAAATTTCATTGCAGCCGACCTAGCAGTACATTTTTCTAGTTTAGGGCTCAAAACACTTGTATTCGTAGATGATCCGAGAATAACCAACTCCACATCACGTAAAATTGCTGAAGCTCTAACTGACAGGCATAATTCATATCATGATTATATTAAAATCAATCAAAAGTTGGTGGATGGTATTACCCTTGAGCTAGGTGATTTTAGACATTCGTATTTTTACGATTGTAAAAATGTTGGAGTGCATCATGGTTTGCTGTTACCTACCGAGAGATCTTTAATCGAAGGATATTTTAAATCCACTGAAGGTTCTGTAGTTCTTGTAGCAACAGCTACTCTTGCCCAGGGAATTAATTTACCTGCAGAAATAGTTATAATTGCTGGCGATGACCGATACGATGAAGATGGTGAAAATAGACAGCAGGTCGATCCTCACGAATTGTTAAATGCAGCAGGGAGAGCGGGAAGAGCAGGACTTTCCTCACAAGGCGCTGTTATTTTGATTCCAGGTAAGATTGTTACAATTCAGGATTCCACTATTTCTGAAAGATGGTGGCAGTTAAAGGATGATGTGTTTTCAAAAGGAGATCAATGCCTTACGATAAAAGATCCTTTGGAATACTTTTTAGATACAATCCAAGAGAATAAAGATGATTTAAGTGTTGATCAAAAGAATATATTGTATAGGTTTGTACCAGAAAATGTATCCCATACTGCCAGTAAAGATTTGTTAGAAAAATCATTGTATGCTTATAAGGCGACTATACAAGGAAATAAAGCGCAGTTTGATGAACAGGTTAGAAAATTACTAGATAGGCGAAATGAACTGGATAGTTTAACAGATGAGTATTTATGGCAAAAAGAGATAGCAATTAAGACGGGAGTTGAGCCATTGATTATTCACGAGTTGGGAAATGCCATTGATCGGGGAGGTCTCGAAAATCTATTATCTAGATCAGTAATAGAATTAATAGAGTGGTTTTTTACATGGATAAAGGATAATCCATCTTTCTTGTTAAAGATATTTAGCAAACATACTACATTAGAACAAATTAAGAAAGTTCTTGGATTAAAACCGGAAGCAGAAATCTCTGATATAACAAATCGGATTGATTTAATGAAAGATATTCTTCAGCATTACGTACTAGGAATTCCTTTAAATGAGTTGGATGCCAAAATTCCAAATGTGAATAGACCTGATAGAAGCGCTTATTTAGGTAAGGCCCGCAAGTTTGTTAATCGACTGGTTCCTGAACTAAGTTTTGGATTGGGATTATTATCAATGGTATTACTGGAAAAAGCAAAACAAAATAGCATTGAAAATGCAAACATTTCGTGGGATGTAAGAATCTTAGCGAGTTGCGTTAGGGAAGGATTTGACTC